The Actinomadura sp. WMMB 499 genome includes a window with the following:
- a CDS encoding DUF58 domain-containing protein, with the protein MTTAPGDGADGRADGPRRSGHAADRPGGPGGPARLAPERTLRRLELQVTRRLNGLLNGEHLGLLPGPGTELAEARLYQPGEDDVRHMDWAVTARTTSPHVRDLVADHELEAWALVDMTPSMEFGTADLVKRELAVAALAAVGFMTVRLGDRVGAYLLHGGGLRRWPARTGKAPFYALLQAVLDARPHDPGTSRSGAGPDGDARPGGGPGGGPGAHGTGPGDLAAAIGSLDRGQSRRGLRVIISDFLPSPDDDPAALAAPPDGAPGRSGAHRPPWERPLRRLAARHQVLAVEIIDPRELELPDIGLIEMTDPETGAVHEIVLNRRVRDRYARAAAEQRAGTREALRRCGVHHLVLRTDRDWIADVARFALRQRRAAGRPVTTAGVRP; encoded by the coding sequence ATGACCACCGCCCCGGGGGACGGTGCCGACGGCCGCGCGGACGGCCCGAGGAGATCCGGGCACGCCGCCGACCGGCCCGGCGGGCCGGGCGGCCCCGCGCGGCTCGCACCGGAACGGACGCTGCGGCGCCTGGAGTTGCAGGTCACGCGGCGGCTGAACGGGCTGCTGAACGGCGAGCACCTCGGGCTGCTGCCGGGCCCGGGCACCGAACTGGCCGAAGCGCGCCTGTACCAGCCGGGCGAGGACGACGTCCGGCACATGGACTGGGCGGTCACCGCCCGCACCACCAGCCCGCACGTCCGCGACCTGGTCGCCGACCACGAACTCGAGGCGTGGGCGCTGGTGGACATGACGCCCAGCATGGAATTCGGCACCGCCGACCTGGTCAAACGGGAACTGGCCGTCGCGGCGCTGGCCGCCGTCGGGTTCATGACCGTACGGCTGGGCGACCGGGTCGGCGCCTACCTCCTGCACGGCGGCGGGCTGCGCCGCTGGCCCGCCCGGACGGGCAAGGCACCGTTCTACGCCCTGCTGCAGGCGGTCCTGGACGCCCGCCCGCACGACCCCGGAACGTCCCGCTCCGGCGCCGGACCCGACGGCGACGCCCGTCCCGGCGGCGGACCCGGCGGCGGACCCGGCGCGCACGGCACCGGACCGGGCGACCTGGCCGCCGCGATCGGCTCCCTGGACCGCGGCCAGTCCCGCCGCGGCCTCCGCGTGATCATCTCCGACTTCCTGCCCTCCCCCGACGACGACCCCGCCGCCCTCGCGGCCCCACCCGACGGCGCGCCCGGCCGCAGCGGCGCGCACCGGCCGCCGTGGGAACGGCCGCTGCGCCGCCTCGCCGCCCGCCACCAAGTCCTCGCCGTCGAGATCATCGACCCCCGCGAACTCGAACTGCCCGACATCGGGCTGATCGAGATGACCGACCCCGAGACCGGCGCCGTCCACGAGATCGTCCTGAACCGCCGCGTCCGCGACCGGTACGCCCGCGCCGCCGCCGAGCAGCGCGCCGGCACCCGCGAGGCGCTGCGCCGCTGCGGCGTCCACCACCTGGTCCTGCGCACCGACCGCGACTGGATCGCCGACGTCGCCCGATTCGCCCTCCGCCAGCGCCGCGCCGCCGGCCGGCCCGTCACCACCGCGGGAGTGCGCCCATGA
- a CDS encoding alpha/beta hydrolase — protein MGRDPEYLAFMRARTAEAAGAGRRRSVAEARRAHAADLARSPRVPVGPVADVVGRGAAGPLPARLYRPPGAGAVPGPLVVYFHGGGWVLGDVESYDPVVRALVAASGVAWLSVGYRRPPEHPFPAPLEDAVAAVRWAVRCAPRLGLDAGRVGVGGDSAGGQLAASAAGVLRGAGPARPVVQVLLYPALDLRAEPPPVPDPDGLEVPGGSVGAVLRMYLGDADRTRPRVSPLLDPDPGSLPPAVIATAEFDRLRPQAERHAARLRAAGVAVAVVPGRAWTTGFWGGGRSRGVRRRRSPRSAPPSAPPWPDRPLIARPPRPPCARFRPVDVGNHC, from the coding sequence ATGGGCCGGGATCCGGAGTATCTGGCGTTCATGCGGGCCCGGACGGCCGAGGCGGCGGGGGCGGGGCGGCGCCGGTCGGTGGCGGAGGCGCGCCGTGCGCACGCCGCCGATCTGGCGCGGTCCCCGCGGGTACCGGTCGGGCCGGTGGCGGACGTGGTGGGCCGGGGCGCGGCGGGGCCGCTGCCCGCCCGCCTGTACCGCCCGCCCGGCGCCGGCGCGGTTCCCGGGCCGCTGGTGGTGTACTTCCACGGCGGCGGGTGGGTGCTGGGCGACGTGGAGTCCTACGACCCGGTGGTGCGGGCGCTGGTGGCGGCGAGCGGGGTCGCGTGGCTGTCGGTGGGCTACCGGCGCCCGCCGGAGCACCCGTTCCCGGCGCCGCTGGAGGACGCGGTGGCGGCCGTCCGGTGGGCGGTGCGGTGCGCGCCGCGGCTCGGGCTGGACGCGGGACGGGTGGGGGTGGGCGGGGACAGCGCGGGCGGGCAGCTGGCGGCGTCGGCGGCGGGGGTGCTGCGCGGGGCGGGGCCGGCGCGCCCGGTGGTGCAGGTGCTGCTGTATCCGGCGCTGGATCTGCGGGCCGAGCCGCCGCCCGTCCCGGACCCCGACGGGCTGGAGGTGCCGGGCGGGTCGGTGGGCGCGGTGCTGCGGATGTATCTGGGGGACGCCGACCGGACGCGGCCGCGGGTGTCGCCGCTGCTGGACCCGGATCCGGGTTCGCTGCCGCCGGCGGTGATCGCGACGGCCGAGTTCGACCGGCTGCGTCCGCAGGCGGAGCGGCACGCGGCGCGGCTGCGGGCGGCGGGGGTGGCGGTCGCGGTGGTGCCGGGACGGGCCTGGACCACGGGTTTCTGGGGTGGGGGTCGTTCGCGCGGCGTCCGGCGGAGGCGATCGCCGAGATCGGCGCCGCCGTCCGCGCCGCCCTGGCCTGATCGCCCCCTGATCGCGCGCCCGCCGCGCCCGCCCTGTGCCCGTTTTAGGCCGGTTGACGTGGGCAATCACTGTTAA
- a CDS encoding SDR family NAD(P)-dependent oxidoreductase produces the protein MSEHPPPFSYLGTLFSLEGRVAVVTGGSSGIGRAIAGALGRAGAAVVVVARREGELDGTVRELRGHGCRAARVSADLGSRAEVARAAEEAAAVFGEPDIVVSAAGVNLRPPMDELGREVWDATMAVNLDAPFLLGQRFGPGMAARGFGRLIHIASQQAFRASVSSGAYGVSKAGLVALARSQAEAWSGRGVTANTLVPGFVMTPLNARLSSDPEMVRALAARTMTGRNGLAEDFAGAAVFLASPSAAQVTGQSLFVDGGFSAH, from the coding sequence ATGAGCGAGCATCCTCCTCCCTTCTCCTATCTGGGCACGCTGTTCTCGCTGGAGGGGCGGGTCGCCGTGGTGACCGGCGGCAGTTCGGGGATCGGCCGGGCGATCGCCGGGGCGCTCGGCCGGGCGGGCGCGGCGGTGGTGGTCGTGGCGCGGCGCGAGGGCGAGCTGGACGGCACCGTCCGGGAGCTGCGCGGGCACGGGTGCCGGGCGGCGCGGGTCAGCGCCGATCTGGGGTCGCGGGCGGAGGTGGCGCGGGCGGCCGAGGAGGCGGCGGCGGTGTTCGGCGAGCCCGACATCGTGGTGAGCGCGGCCGGGGTGAACCTGCGCCCGCCGATGGACGAGCTGGGACGGGAGGTGTGGGACGCCACGATGGCGGTGAACCTGGACGCGCCGTTCCTGCTCGGGCAGCGGTTCGGGCCGGGCATGGCGGCGCGGGGGTTCGGGCGGCTGATCCACATCGCCTCGCAGCAGGCGTTCCGGGCGTCGGTGAGCAGTGGCGCCTACGGGGTGTCGAAGGCGGGGCTGGTGGCGCTGGCGCGGTCGCAGGCCGAGGCGTGGTCGGGGCGGGGCGTCACGGCGAACACGCTGGTGCCGGGGTTCGTGATGACGCCGCTGAACGCGCGGCTGTCGTCGGATCCGGAGATGGTGCGGGCGCTGGCGGCCCGCACGATGACGGGCCGCAACGGGCTGGCGGAAGATTTCGCGGGCGCGGCGGTGTTCCTGGCGAGCCCGTCGGCGGCGCAGGTGACGGGGCAGTCGCTGTTCGTGGACGGCGGCTTCTCGGCCCACTGA
- a CDS encoding benzaldehyde dehydrogenase, with protein sequence MTLLEPGVWTGKIFDGGWVAASGGGYDVVEPATGATLGVLGSADAADVARAASAAAAAQRDWAARSYEERAAVLRRAGRLFEEHAAEIEGWIVREAGSIPPKAALEAGFAANLCFEAAALASHPQGLVLPSAQPRWSLARRRPAGVVSVIAPFNFPLILSMRSVAPALALGNAVLLKPDPRTAVGGGVSVARIFQEAGLPEGVLHLLPGGREAGEAVVAAPEVRVVSFTGSTAAGRAIGEVCGRLLKRAHLELGGNNALVVLPGADLAKAVAAGAWGSYLHQGQICMTTGRHLVHESLHEEYVEALAAKAEGLAVGDPAAGPVHLGPIIDQGQLAHVDALVRDTVAAGARLAAGGTHEGLFYRPTVLAEVTPSMPAYAQEVFGPVAPVVPFSTVEEAVALAADSEYGLSLGILGDVGRAMEIADRVPTGLVHINDQTVNDEPVVPFGGLAASGNGSRFGGPDANIEAFTEMQWVTMRGEIAPHPF encoded by the coding sequence ATGACGCTGCTCGAGCCCGGTGTGTGGACCGGGAAGATCTTCGATGGCGGGTGGGTCGCCGCGTCCGGCGGCGGCTACGACGTCGTCGAGCCCGCGACCGGGGCGACGCTGGGGGTGCTGGGCAGTGCGGACGCCGCGGACGTCGCGCGGGCCGCGTCCGCGGCGGCGGCCGCGCAGCGGGACTGGGCGGCCCGCTCCTACGAGGAGCGCGCGGCGGTGCTGCGGCGCGCGGGGCGGCTGTTCGAGGAGCACGCCGCCGAGATCGAGGGCTGGATCGTGCGGGAGGCGGGGTCGATCCCGCCGAAGGCCGCGCTGGAGGCGGGCTTCGCGGCGAACCTGTGCTTCGAGGCGGCGGCGCTGGCGTCGCATCCGCAGGGGCTGGTGCTGCCGTCGGCGCAGCCGCGGTGGAGCCTGGCGCGGCGCCGTCCGGCGGGGGTGGTGAGCGTGATCGCCCCGTTCAACTTCCCGCTGATCCTGTCGATGCGGTCGGTCGCTCCGGCGCTGGCGCTGGGCAACGCGGTGCTGCTCAAGCCGGACCCGCGGACGGCGGTGGGCGGCGGGGTGAGCGTCGCGCGGATCTTCCAGGAGGCGGGCCTGCCCGAGGGCGTGCTGCACCTGCTGCCGGGCGGCCGGGAGGCCGGTGAGGCGGTGGTGGCGGCGCCGGAGGTGCGGGTGGTGTCCTTCACGGGGTCGACGGCGGCGGGCCGGGCGATCGGCGAGGTGTGCGGGCGGCTGCTCAAGCGGGCGCACCTGGAGCTGGGCGGCAACAACGCGCTGGTGGTCCTGCCGGGCGCGGACCTGGCGAAGGCGGTCGCGGCCGGCGCGTGGGGGTCGTACCTGCACCAGGGGCAGATCTGCATGACGACCGGGCGCCACCTGGTGCACGAGAGCCTGCACGAGGAGTACGTGGAGGCGCTGGCGGCCAAGGCCGAGGGGCTGGCGGTCGGGGACCCGGCGGCCGGGCCGGTGCATCTGGGGCCGATCATCGACCAGGGGCAGCTGGCGCACGTGGACGCGCTGGTGCGCGACACGGTCGCGGCGGGCGCGCGGCTGGCGGCGGGCGGCACCCACGAGGGCCTGTTCTACCGTCCGACGGTGCTGGCGGAGGTGACCCCCTCGATGCCCGCGTACGCGCAGGAGGTGTTCGGGCCGGTCGCGCCGGTGGTGCCGTTCTCGACGGTGGAGGAGGCGGTGGCGCTGGCGGCCGACAGCGAGTACGGGCTGTCGCTGGGGATCCTGGGGGACGTGGGACGGGCGATGGAGATCGCCGACCGGGTCCCGACGGGGCTGGTGCACATCAACGACCAGACGGTCAACGACGAGCCGGTGGTGCCGTTCGGGGGGCTGGCGGCGTCGGGGAACGGGTCGCGGTTCGGCGGCCCGGACGCCAACATCGAGGCGTTCACCGAGATGCAGTGGGTGACGATGCGCGGCGAGATCGCCCCGCATCCGTTCTAG
- a CDS encoding class I SAM-dependent methyltransferase — MGEHYFAERPGAASRRRTVDLVLPDLHLRLDTDGGVFSPDRVDPGTRILLETVPPPPPGGDLLDLGCGYGPIALTMAARAPAARVWGVDVNRRALELAEANAASAALPNARFTTADTLDPALRFAAIWSNPPIRIGKTALHDLLLAWLPRLRPAAHAHLVVQKHLGSDSLQRWLNEQGMPTERIASRSSYRVLRVTAPDTSPTASPTPPPLEGPTR; from the coding sequence GTGGGGGAGCACTATTTCGCCGAACGGCCCGGCGCCGCGAGCCGCCGGCGCACCGTCGACCTGGTCCTGCCCGACCTGCACCTGCGGCTGGACACCGACGGCGGCGTCTTCTCCCCCGACCGCGTCGACCCCGGCACCCGCATCCTGCTGGAGACCGTCCCCCCGCCCCCGCCCGGCGGCGACCTGCTCGACCTCGGCTGCGGCTACGGCCCCATCGCGCTGACCATGGCCGCCCGCGCCCCCGCCGCCCGCGTATGGGGCGTGGACGTCAACCGCCGCGCCCTCGAACTCGCCGAAGCCAACGCCGCGTCCGCCGCCCTGCCCAACGCCCGCTTCACCACCGCCGACACCCTCGACCCCGCACTGCGATTCGCCGCGATCTGGTCCAACCCCCCGATCCGCATCGGCAAGACCGCCCTGCACGACCTGCTCCTGGCATGGCTGCCGCGCCTGCGGCCGGCCGCGCACGCCCACCTCGTCGTGCAGAAACACCTGGGATCGGACTCCCTGCAGCGATGGCTGAACGAACAGGGAATGCCCACCGAACGGATCGCGTCCCGCTCCTCCTACCGCGTCCTGCGCGTCACCGCGCCCGACACTTCGCCCACCGCCTCGCCCACCCCACCGCCCCTGGAAGGCCCGACCCGATGA
- a CDS encoding YafY family protein: MTDTTSGRLLRLLSLLQTRRTWSGPELRERLGVSARTVRRDIERLRGLGYPVHADLGAAGGYRLEAGAAMPPLLLDDEEAVAIAVGLRTATGGAVEGIGEASVRAMAKLEQVLPARLRRRVSALHTATTPLTGPPAGPTVDPAALAVLAAACRDHERVRFTYRPGAPPAPAPDGDGDGDGDGDGDGDGDVRVVEPHGLVSAGRRWYLVAYDTGRADWRTFRVDRMGTPHPTGARTPPRPLPAADAAAFVTRSLARRAPVGRAVLTVHASAAELTDRFRVTGAEIEPVDERTCLVRTAPDSLEWTALRIAFLDLDFQVREPPELADRLAVLARRLARAAAPPPP, from the coding sequence GTGACCGACACCACCTCCGGACGGCTCCTGCGGCTGCTGTCGCTCCTGCAGACCCGCCGCACCTGGAGCGGCCCCGAACTGCGCGAACGGCTCGGCGTCAGCGCCCGCACCGTCCGCCGCGACATCGAGCGGCTGCGCGGGCTGGGCTACCCGGTGCACGCCGACCTCGGGGCCGCCGGCGGCTACCGGCTGGAGGCCGGCGCCGCCATGCCGCCGCTGCTGCTGGACGACGAGGAGGCCGTCGCGATCGCCGTCGGGCTGCGCACCGCCACCGGGGGAGCGGTCGAGGGCATCGGCGAGGCGTCGGTGCGGGCCATGGCCAAACTGGAGCAGGTCCTGCCGGCCCGGCTGCGGCGCCGCGTGAGCGCGCTGCACACCGCCACCACCCCGCTGACCGGACCGCCCGCCGGGCCCACCGTCGACCCCGCCGCGCTGGCCGTGCTCGCCGCCGCCTGCCGCGACCACGAACGCGTCCGCTTCACCTACCGCCCCGGCGCCCCGCCCGCCCCCGCCCCGGACGGGGACGGGGACGGGGACGGGGACGGGGACGGGGACGGGGACGGGGACGTGCGGGTCGTCGAGCCGCACGGGCTGGTGTCGGCCGGGCGCCGCTGGTACCTGGTCGCCTACGACACCGGACGCGCGGACTGGCGGACGTTCCGCGTCGACCGCATGGGAACCCCGCACCCCACCGGCGCCCGCACCCCGCCCCGGCCCCTGCCCGCCGCCGACGCCGCCGCGTTCGTCACCCGCTCCCTGGCCCGCCGGGCGCCGGTCGGGCGCGCGGTGCTGACCGTGCACGCCTCCGCCGCCGAGCTCACCGACCGGTTCCGCGTCACCGGCGCCGAGATCGAACCCGTCGACGAGCGCACCTGCCTCGTGCGCACCGCCCCCGACTCGCTGGAGTGGACGGCGCTGCGCATCGCCTTCCTCGACCTGGATTTCCAGGTGCGCGAACCGCCCGAGCTCGCCGACCGCCTCGCCGTCCTCGCCCGCCGCCTGGCGCGCGCCGCCGCACCCCCGCCCCCGTGA
- a CDS encoding LysE family translocator: MPQPLPESLLAFCGAAVLVAMAPGPSTVVIMQASMRSGRRAGLAAVLGNETGVLAWGLAAAAGLTALLAASRLAYDGMRIAGAAVLVWFGARALWQARRGTAPRGGLAGGLAGAGPGDGPGAGEPGRWGSYRRGLITNAANPKAGVFAVSFLPQFVPAGWSVPAALVLLSILWALIDLAWYTVIVQLVAAGRRLLDRPAVRRRLEQASGVILVGLGIRLAADSR, encoded by the coding sequence ATGCCCCAGCCCCTGCCCGAATCCCTCCTGGCCTTCTGCGGTGCCGCCGTGCTCGTCGCGATGGCACCCGGACCCAGCACCGTGGTGATCATGCAGGCGTCGATGCGGTCCGGGCGGCGTGCCGGGCTGGCCGCCGTCCTGGGCAACGAGACCGGCGTGCTGGCCTGGGGGCTGGCCGCGGCGGCGGGCCTCACGGCGCTGCTGGCCGCGTCCCGTCTCGCCTACGACGGCATGCGCATCGCGGGCGCGGCCGTCCTGGTGTGGTTCGGCGCCCGGGCCCTGTGGCAGGCGCGGCGCGGCACCGCCCCCCGCGGCGGTCTCGCGGGCGGTCTCGCGGGCGCCGGTCCGGGGGACGGTCCGGGCGCCGGAGAGCCCGGCCGGTGGGGCAGCTACCGGCGGGGGCTGATCACCAACGCGGCGAACCCGAAGGCGGGCGTCTTCGCGGTGTCGTTCCTGCCCCAGTTCGTCCCCGCCGGATGGTCGGTCCCGGCCGCCCTGGTGCTGCTCTCGATCCTGTGGGCGCTCATCGACCTGGCCTGGTACACGGTGATCGTGCAGCTGGTCGCCGCCGGGCGCAGGCTCCTCGACCGCCCGGCGGTCCGCAGGCGCCTCGAGCAGGCCTCGGGCGTCATCCTGGTCGGCCTCGGCATCCGCCTCGCGGCCGACTCCCGCTGA
- a CDS encoding pyridoxamine 5'-phosphate oxidase family protein: protein MTEREPVETLDLDIYDGGPLEWGTARAALVEGLPKMETPVFLGTVRPDGRPHAAGVGAQWYDGDLYFTSGPGTRKARNLAANPACTLSIRVPGVDLVLEGEAERVTDPAVLEPVAAGYRDGGWPARVDGDALTAPFSAQSAGPPPWLVYRLRVRTAFGVATAEPFGASRWRFEV from the coding sequence ATGACCGAGCGCGAACCCGTCGAGACCCTGGACCTCGACATCTACGACGGCGGCCCCCTGGAGTGGGGCACGGCACGCGCCGCGCTGGTGGAGGGGCTGCCGAAGATGGAGACGCCGGTGTTCCTGGGCACCGTCCGTCCCGACGGCCGCCCGCACGCCGCCGGCGTCGGCGCCCAGTGGTACGACGGCGACCTGTACTTCACCAGCGGGCCCGGGACCCGCAAGGCCCGCAACCTGGCGGCCAATCCGGCGTGCACGCTCTCGATCCGCGTGCCGGGCGTGGACCTGGTGCTGGAGGGCGAGGCGGAGCGCGTCACGGACCCGGCGGTGCTGGAGCCGGTCGCGGCCGGGTACCGGGACGGCGGCTGGCCCGCCCGGGTGGACGGCGACGCGCTGACCGCCCCGTTCAGCGCGCAGAGCGCGGGGCCGCCGCCGTGGCTGGTGTACCGGCTGCGCGTGCGCACGGCGTTCGGCGTGGCGACGGCGGAGCCGTTCGGGGCGTCCCGCTGGCGCTTCGAGGTCTGA
- a CDS encoding TrmH family RNA methyltransferase, giving the protein MSTQQGRRQLRPTDVKRLNRDWRRRTRSRLDLLTESVTQPFNMGSIIRSAAAFGVERLWLAGNATPPTHRNVAKTALGTERHLDWEHAGTAAEAAATVRAQGLRLIAVELTADAVPLHEAPLDGDICLAVGSEDHGCSPALLAACDAVTYIPQVGRVGSFNVAVAAALAMAEARRREWSAPA; this is encoded by the coding sequence ATGAGCACCCAGCAGGGACGCCGCCAGCTGCGCCCCACCGACGTCAAACGCCTCAACCGCGACTGGCGCCGCCGCACCCGGTCCCGCCTGGACCTGCTCACCGAATCGGTCACCCAGCCCTTCAACATGGGCTCGATCATCCGCAGCGCCGCCGCCTTCGGCGTCGAACGCCTGTGGCTCGCCGGCAACGCCACCCCGCCCACGCACCGCAACGTCGCCAAAACCGCCCTGGGCACCGAACGCCACCTCGACTGGGAGCACGCCGGCACCGCCGCCGAAGCCGCCGCGACCGTCCGCGCGCAGGGCCTGCGCCTGATCGCCGTCGAACTCACCGCAGACGCCGTCCCGCTCCACGAGGCGCCCCTGGACGGCGACATCTGCCTGGCCGTCGGCAGCGAGGACCACGGCTGCTCCCCCGCCCTGCTCGCCGCATGCGACGCCGTCACCTACATCCCCCAGGTGGGCCGCGTCGGATCCTTCAACGTCGCGGTCGCCGCCGCCCTCGCCATGGCCGAGGCCCGCCGCCGCGAATGGTCGGCACCCGCCTGA
- a CDS encoding 4a-hydroxytetrahydrobiopterin dehydratase has product MADTLDDTAVADRLGALPEWTRDGQAISRQVRAATFLDGIDLVTRVARAAEAADHHPDIDIRWRTLTFTLTTHSAGGLTAKDFDLAARIDDLAAGTGAGGAQR; this is encoded by the coding sequence ATGGCCGACACCCTCGACGACACCGCCGTCGCCGACCGGCTCGGCGCACTGCCCGAATGGACCCGCGACGGCCAGGCCATCAGCCGCCAGGTGCGGGCCGCGACCTTCCTGGACGGCATCGACCTGGTCACCCGCGTCGCCCGCGCCGCCGAGGCCGCCGACCACCACCCCGACATCGACATCCGCTGGCGGACCCTCACCTTCACCCTCACCACTCACAGCGCCGGAGGGCTCACCGCCAAGGACTTCGACCTGGCCGCCCGCATCGACGACCTCGCCGCCGGGACCGGCGCGGGCGGCGCGCAGCGGTGA
- a CDS encoding dethiobiotin synthetase codes for MCGPSACTPRRRDDAHEIGRLLAARGAVVVCGGHGGVMAAAAAGAAGAGGAVVGVLPGDDRAGADPHLTVVLPTGLGQARNNLIVGAADAVIAVGGSWGTLSEIALAMRRGHAPVVQLGGWRVHDEDGRPVGGVRHARDPADAIALTGLWPA; via the coding sequence GTGTGCGGGCCCTCCGCCTGCACCCCGCGCCGGCGCGACGACGCCCACGAGATCGGGCGGCTGCTCGCCGCCCGCGGCGCCGTCGTCGTGTGCGGCGGCCACGGCGGGGTGATGGCCGCCGCGGCCGCCGGGGCGGCCGGCGCGGGCGGCGCCGTCGTCGGCGTCCTGCCCGGCGACGACCGCGCCGGCGCCGACCCCCACCTCACCGTCGTGCTGCCCACCGGTCTCGGCCAGGCCCGCAACAACCTGATCGTCGGCGCGGCCGACGCCGTCATCGCCGTCGGCGGGTCCTGGGGGACCCTGTCGGAGATCGCCCTGGCCATGCGCCGCGGCCACGCCCCCGTCGTGCAGCTCGGCGGCTGGCGCGTCCACGACGAGGACGGACGCCCCGTCGGCGGAGTCCGGCACGCCCGCGACCCCGCCGACGCGATCGCCCTCACCGGCCTCTGGCCCGCCTGA
- a CDS encoding VWA domain-containing protein has product MTFLSPERLWLLALVPVLTGLYIALQWRRRRYAVRFTNLALLQQVAPRRPGWRRHVAAGLFLVMITLMMLGFARPADDVRVPRDRATIMVAIDVSLSMMARDVSPSRFDAAKSAAKQFIHDLPARFNVGVVAFAGNANMVAAPSDDRAAAIASIDQLSLAKRTAIGEAVFTSLQAVRSFDAQARQDPPPAHIVLLSDGDNTTGRSVQEAVTAGRGADVPVSTIAFGTPYGTVTIEGETTSVSVNKETLRFLADNTEGHAYEAADAGQLNEVYADIGTSLGYTTEHRDVAARYIGIALLFALAAGGASLAWFSRLP; this is encoded by the coding sequence ATGACGTTCCTGTCACCCGAACGCCTCTGGCTGCTGGCCCTCGTCCCGGTGCTGACCGGCCTCTACATCGCGCTGCAATGGCGCCGCCGCCGCTACGCCGTCCGGTTCACCAACCTGGCCCTGCTGCAGCAGGTCGCGCCACGCCGCCCCGGCTGGCGGCGGCACGTCGCCGCCGGCCTGTTCCTGGTCATGATCACCCTGATGATGCTCGGATTCGCGCGGCCCGCCGACGACGTCCGCGTCCCCCGCGACCGCGCCACCATCATGGTCGCCATCGACGTCTCCCTGTCCATGATGGCCCGGGACGTCTCCCCCAGCCGCTTCGACGCCGCCAAATCCGCCGCCAAGCAGTTCATCCACGACCTGCCCGCCCGCTTCAACGTCGGGGTCGTCGCCTTCGCCGGCAACGCCAACATGGTCGCCGCCCCCTCCGACGACCGCGCCGCCGCCATCGCCTCCATCGACCAGCTCTCCCTCGCCAAGCGCACCGCCATCGGCGAGGCGGTGTTCACCTCCCTGCAAGCCGTCCGCTCCTTCGACGCCCAGGCCCGCCAGGACCCCCCGCCCGCCCACATCGTCCTGCTGTCCGACGGCGACAACACCACCGGCCGGTCCGTGCAGGAGGCCGTCACCGCCGGCCGCGGCGCCGACGTCCCGGTCTCCACCATCGCCTTCGGCACCCCCTACGGCACCGTCACCATCGAAGGCGAGACCACCAGCGTCTCGGTGAACAAGGAGACGCTGCGGTTCCTGGCCGACAACACCGAGGGCCACGCCTACGAGGCCGCCGACGCCGGCCAGCTCAACGAGGTCTACGCCGACATCGGCACGTCCCTGGGCTACACCACCGAGCACCGCGACGTCGCCGCCCGCTACATCGGGATCGCGCTGCTGTTCGCGCTCGCGGCCGGCGGCGCCTCCCTCGCCTGGTTCTCCCGCCTGCCCTGA
- a CDS encoding HAMP domain-containing sensor histidine kinase yields MRVLTRPVRTGDGSTAAVTFALPLDDVQDPLGDLALLMAAVAALGVLASAGAGLMTARAGLRPVDELTGTVEHIARTEDLDVRIPEEGTDEIARLGRSFNTMTGALAASRERQRRLIADAGHELRTPLTSLRTNIDLLLRADAAGRDLPEATRRTLLTSVKAQMLELSDLVGDLLELARPDQTGPVRETVALHDVVTRAVERARLRGPGLTVRHDTSPWYVPGDPASLERAVVNLLDNAVKFSPPGGAVDVRLAGGELTVRDHGPGIPPEDLPHVFERFWRSPSARSLPGSGLGLSIVARSVTESGGTVVLEPADGGGTLARVRLPGTGRPPP; encoded by the coding sequence GTGCGGGTCCTGACCCGCCCCGTGCGCACCGGCGACGGCTCGACCGCCGCGGTGACGTTCGCGCTGCCCCTCGACGACGTCCAGGACCCCCTCGGCGACCTGGCGCTGCTGATGGCCGCCGTCGCCGCCCTGGGCGTACTGGCCTCCGCCGGCGCCGGGCTGATGACCGCCCGCGCCGGGCTGCGGCCCGTCGACGAGCTGACCGGCACCGTCGAGCACATCGCCCGCACCGAGGACCTCGACGTCCGCATCCCCGAAGAGGGCACCGACGAGATCGCCCGCCTCGGCCGCTCCTTCAACACCATGACCGGCGCGCTGGCCGCCTCCCGCGAACGGCAGCGGCGCCTCATCGCCGACGCCGGGCACGAGCTGCGCACCCCGCTGACCAGCCTGCGCACCAACATCGACCTGCTGCTGCGCGCCGACGCCGCCGGCCGCGACCTGCCCGAGGCCACCCGCCGCACCCTGCTGACCAGCGTCAAAGCGCAGATGCTGGAACTGTCCGACCTCGTCGGCGACCTGCTGGAACTCGCCCGCCCCGACCAGACCGGCCCCGTCCGCGAAACCGTCGCCCTCCACGACGTCGTCACCCGCGCCGTCGAACGCGCCCGGCTGCGCGGCCCCGGCCTCACCGTCCGCCACGACACCAGCCCCTGGTACGTCCCGGGCGACCCCGCCTCGCTGGAACGCGCCGTCGTCAACCTCCTCGACAACGCCGTCAAGTTCAGCCCCCCGGGCGGCGCCGTCGACGTCCGCCTCGCCGGCGGGGAACTCACCGTCCGCGACCACGGCCCCGGCATCCCGCCCGAGGACCTCCCGCACGTCTTCGAACGGTTCTGGCGGTCCCCGTCCGCGCGGAGCCTGCCCGGCTCGGGCCTGGGACTGTCGATCGTCGCGCGGTCGGTCACCGAGAGCGGCGGGACCGTCGTGCTGGAACCCGCCGACGGCGGCGGCACCCTCGCCCGCGTCCGCCTGCCCGGAACCGGCCGCCCCCCACCCTGA